TACACTCATATGCCGTCTATGTTTTATCCATAATGAATTTTGTCTAAATCATATCACCCATTCTATTGAGGAATTGTATTGGTCACTCTGCTGTAGTCTACGGCAGCCTGTAAAGGACCCTTTTGTAGTCCAATTTGTAGTTTTTATCATTAGGGCGCTCTCGTTAACACAGCAATGTCTGTAAACGaggcatatatatatatatatatatatatatatatatatatatatatatatatatatatatatatatatatatatatattatatattctgtgtgtttttactttcactcACTGTAAGTAAGAAAGCTTTACAGTGTTCACCCACAACTCTTGGTAACACACCCCCACTAATATGCTGTGTTAGTCATAATTCATTCTTACTATGACCTAAATCAACACAATCAGACATGACGAATTGTCACCACGGATTCCCAGGAATCATTCTGATTTTAAGATGAGACATAAGATGagattttatctgtgtgtgtgtttgtatagaATGAAATGgttgaaataaattatttttcttagCATTACAAGAAGTGTTACATAcatgctatatatatatatatatatatatatatatatacacatacatatatatatacatacatacatatatatatatacacatacatatatatatacatacatacatatatatatatatatatatatatacatacatacatacatacatacatacatacatacatatatatatatatatatatatatatatacatacatacatacatatatacatacatacatatatacatacatatatatatatacatacatatatatatatatatatacatacatacatacatatatacatacatacatatatatatacatacatatatatatatatacatacatatatatatatacatacatatatatatatatatatatacatacatatatatatatatacatacatatatacatacatacatacatacatacatacatacatacatatatacacacagtgagggaaaaaattatttgaaccccagctgattttgtaagtttgcccactaacaaagaaatgatcagtctataatttcaatggtaggtttatttgaacagtgagacacaacaatgacaaaaaaaatccagaaaaatgcgtttcaaaaagagttataaattaatttgcatttccacgaaggaaagaagtatttgatcccttcgaaaaacgtgctttagtacttggtggcaaaacctttgttggcaatcacagaggtcagccgtttcttgtagttggccacaaggtttgcacacatctcaggggggattttggcccactcctctttgcagatcctctccaatgtttggcaactcgaaccttcagctccctccacagattttctatgggattaaggtctggagactgactaggccactccatgaccttaatatgcttcttcttgagccagtcatttgttgccttagccgtgtgttttggatcattgtcatgctggagtacccaaccacgacccttttcaatgccctgactgagggaaggaggttctcacccaacatttgacggtacatggccccatccatcctccctttgatgcggtgcaattgtcctgtccccttggcagaaaaacacccccaaagcataatgtttccacctccatatttgacagtggggatggtgtttttggagtcataggcagccttcctcctcctccaaacacagcgagttgagttgatgccaaagagctcgattttggtcttatctgaccacaacactttcacccagtcttcctctgaatcagtcagatgttcagtggcaaacttcaaacgggcctgtagatgggctttcttgagcagggggaccttccgggcacagcaggatttcagtccttcacagcgtagtgtgttaccaactgtttttttggtgactatggtcccagctgccttgagatcattgacaagttcctcccgagtggttcttggctgattcctcaccgttctcattatcattgaaactccacgaggtgagatcttgcatggagctccagaccaagggagattggcagttaatttatgtttcttccatttgctcCAATGTTGTGTTGTTAGCCTAGCCCAATCTTTTACACAGCAATGATTGAAACGAGGTCCACAGGTATCAGCATCGTTATTATAAGATCCACGGGGAGTATCGTGACGATAGGATCAAATACTTATATGGAATGATatatctttttgtgttttggttgtttgtgtgtgtgtgtgtgtgcaataacCACCATTATATACtcatttatattatatacacctcagatatatatatttatagcaTGTATGTAACACTTCTTGTAATGctaagaaaaataatttatttcaacCATTTCATtctatacaaacacacacacagataaaatctCATCTTATGTCTCATCTTAAAATCAGAATGATTCCTGGAATCCGTGGTGACAATTCTTCAGTCTGATTGTGTTGATTTAGGTCATAGTAAGAATGAAATTATGACTAACACAGCATATTAGTGGGGGTGTTACCAAGAGTTGTGGGTGGACACTGTAAAGCTTTCTTACTTAGAGTgagtgaaagtaaaaacacacagacaagaatCTTTAGGTAAAAAAGATGAACGTTTTAATcagtatttcatgttttattagctatttaaaaaaaaaacaaacaagatctGCCATGTTCTCACTACAGCTCAGCAGCGTACATAACTCCCCCTGAAATCGGATGTGGAAAACAAGTCTGACTGAAATGCTTTGGTCAAAcggaactttttttttctgggtaaaaaaaaaaactgagtaCAAACCATGTCCAATGCTGTTAACAATCAATCGGCAACACATCATTTCACCTCAGGGGTCAATACATGCTAATGACACAATTTATTGCATCGAACATACAGTTACTAAGTCAATGTAATACTATTCATGTTATGCGGGGAACAACAGCTCATACAAACTCTTGCTGTACGGATCATGCTAAGAAACGTCGGGCAGCACATTTTCCCCACTTCAGTCACTTCAAGGCACATTAAAAACTAGCTCGACCAGCAAACAAACTGGGACAGACATGTTTGTTCTCACTCTCTCATTAGAACTGAACCCAAGGTGCTTTGCTCCAGCTTCTAAATTGCACTATTATAGCTTTAGATTGGTCCTAGACGGTTGAAAACCAATCCAgtgatatatataatatatatattaaaaaaaaaaaaaaagtgttcaaATTAAAAAGTGACACTCAAAATAAAGGTACTATAACTAGTATAATTCTGTAATGCAAGTGGttggtaaaaaacaaacaaacaaaaaaaactttccacATAAAGAGAGTACAATTTTAACTGTTTGCCTGGCTGTCACTATCCTAACATGGACAGCTTTGCTTTGGTTtcctacaaaaaacaaaaaaacaaaaagtgggaTAACCTGAATGTTACACATGGACCCATCCAGTGGGTAAATACACACAAGTGGTGAGGTACCCGATAACTTCTATGATACATGAGATAACCAAGAGCTAAAGAAAAATGTGCTTATTTAACAGAAAATTAAGATGTTGACATTCTAGCAGAGCTTGAAACATTTGCAGGGCAGCTCCCTGTGAAAAATATAGATCTGGCCGTAGTGGGATGCCCTGCGAAGTGTGAATGGAAGAACAAGTCGTGCTCTGGTAAAACATTGTatttaaagaggaaaataaaaatcccaTAGCTGACCTCTAGGCTCTGGAGTCCTCCTACAGGTCAATGGTAGGAAGGACAGTCAAGGCAAGTTATTTGTCttgacaaaatgcaaaatgtaaaacatgtccACAGATTATCGACATAAATCGACATAAAGAATCCAAAAATAAACCAGTTAGAACTTTCCCCAATTGTACTGCACATTTAGTAAGTTTTTCCAAAGTGATTTGCTatgatacagtacattaatCAACAGGGACaagaaggaaaggaaatgaaatcaTCGTGCTGGCACCAAGATCCTGAGATGTTACTATTTTTGTTAAGATCTTCCAtgaaaaatatacacacactcatttgaTCTAGCGCGCCCACATTTTGAccttaaagaaataaataacctCAGTTATGCACACATTATCATCTAAATCTACTTAAAGAAGTACCTAATCCCAGGTACTGGTGCAAAGTAGGAGTCAGTTTTACTGTAAGTAAGCCACAGTGTTTCACTGGGAGTAAATCCAGCAAACCAGCAGGCCAACGGCCAGCGCTGCCCCGACACCGATGTTGAGCAGGACGGACCTCCAGTACTGCCGCTGCTCTCGTTTTTTCTCTGAGTCGGTCAGTCTTTGTTTCATCTGCTGGACCTTCTGTGCTGTGCTGGCTATCCTCTCCTCACGGTGTCGCTTTCTGACACTGGAACAAGATTAAGAGGAGGCACTCAGAAAACCACGGTATGACAATTGCATCTGCGTCATGCACCACTGTGCTAGATCAGTCAAACATCTTTCAATTATCAGGCAGAGCTCACGTAGAGGCTGTTGCACACACAGCTTAACTGTAACTTTGGTTACATTAGTAACGTTATAAGAAGCAGCCAATTCATGTTGTTAGCTGTGCCTTCATTAGCCTAAACACGCTAattatggatgtgtgtgtgtgtgtgtgtgtgtgtctgctatAATAGATGCAGTTGCATCACAGTTCACAAACACTGGTGGCAGCATTTCAACATATGAACATTTGTAATAATGTCACCAATGTTAAAAATGCTCACCTTGATTATTTTTGTACAGAGGTGGAAGTCTGTCTTTGAGCTAATGAACACATTTGAATACCAGCTTATGGCAACTTAGTCAAGGGTGGACCACCCTTGCTGATCATGTGTTCTTCTTCTCATTTAATATCACACTACACTTGTAAGGTTATTTGTTGAGCTCTTTAGTAGAATAGATGATAGAAATCATGTTCTATGACAGCTAATGTGGTAGGTGCCTGTGGTACCTTCAGTACCATAGAAAAAACAAGTACTGTCATGTTTTCCAGAATTTTGGTATTGTTTGGTACCAAAGAATTGGTGCTTTTGACATCCCTAACTAAAGAATTACAACTGTGTCTTTCACAATGAGCTGCTACTGCTACTTACTGCCCAGAGATTTCTGCTGCATTGTAGTTGTGGTTGTCTGGGTCTCTTTCCAGCAGGTGGTCTACTGAAGCGGGCTGCAGCTCTGGGCAGGGTCCTGGCTGGCCGTTAGGTGTGCTGTCATGGAGGTGAGGCCTGGGTGGAGGCGGTGGAGGAGGCAGGCCTGGTTCTGAGGGGGGGTCAGCTGTGGACAGCATTCTCTGCTGGTATTCGTACAGGGGATGACATACAAAGAGcttgtaatttcataatgatGACTACCTGAAGCACTGGGCAGAGCAGTCAGCATAGCAGAGCAGGGATGGGGAGGGACAGTTTATCTTTAAAACAGTCATAATAAGAACAACTTCTTTGCACCTCTggactaaaagaaaagaaaaacggCCAAATGAGGATTTGAACAAGTTATAACAAAGCTTGGGTGTTTAACACATAACACTCAGGGCTGCTGCTAGCAGAAACTTCACTTAGCTGGCTGCTTCAGTTTCCCAACACTTGCTTACTGCAGTTTCTAGATCATTCTTTACAGATCGTTTTTTGTTGatacaataaaacattgaaacagAGAGCGCAAAttaggatttattttaaaaataacttctcAGTATGATAATTAGTGCAATTTATCCATGTTCCACAGTGATACTGGCTAAATAATTATTAACGTATTTACTACTACAGCACATTATATCAGAATTTCCaccaaaatataatttattattcttattgttTATTAATACAATGTAGACCACAACAAGTGTCATAAAATAGATCGTAGATAGACCGTATTATGGGAAACTGGGCATATGGGCAGGAATTGCTGCAGATAaaactttcagttttattttgaaactgaaTCGGGAAGTCATAAGCTGTATCACGAATAATAACAAGAAACAGATttgttaaagtaaaagtaaaactgaaagcCTGAAACTACAGCAATGCTGATTTATGTTCATACCCTGCACGCGATGGATAGAAGTATGGTCTAAATTGCATATTATCTGGAATCGGCTTGCAGACTTGGCAGTCAAATGTGTCTTGTCTCTGATATGTTCAAACCTGACAGTCTTAAGCtactttcacacatgcactgacacccTGAACATGTCCAGACTTCACCTAGGtaagctgcatgtgagaacgcaAACATCTGAGTTATTCAACTTGGAGATTACCTGGACTTCATCATGAGACCCCCCTGGTACAAAGTCTGCATAATTTCCTAGTAAGATCATGTGTGAGCACAGCAGGTACCGGTCTGGAGTATCCACAGCGAGTACGGGGGAGTTTTCTTTCAACTGATTTGTTTAGCTCAATATCAGAAAGTGTAATTTTGAATCATGTAATAATCTACTCATGCGCTATACACAAAACATATTACATTTGCGTAGTATACTTGTGTGACATCATGTCTCCTGCATGCTCTACACAACCCCCCCATTTCCCTGAGTGGGAATGTATGTTACCCGGactttctccagctgtgtgctgcatgtctGGACATACAAGTCAGCGCAAAGTCCAGACCTGATCCCACTGGAGATGAAAACGGCTTTACTATGCAGCTGTGTGACTGAGCTACCTGTGGTACAGAGTTGTCTGTCAGGATGAGCTTGGCTCCCTCGATGACAGCCATGTAAGAGAAGCGCAGCTGGTCTGGGGTCTGGATCAGGCCCATGCGGTATTCCCTCATGTCCAGTAGCACCTTCTGTATGTCCACTGATGACGGATTTTTCCGCTTCttcatctgaaaacacattaatgcgTTTAAAATACAGCTAAAAAGACTGCATGCTGGCAGTTAAGCCACTGTTTTCACTACCTACTCTAATGCTGTCAGACAGTTACCTAAAACATGTGGATTACTGAGTGATCATAGCACAGATGCCTTAAAAATCTACAATTTCCCTGGTCATTTTTTAAACTCAGCTTCCCTGATGACTGTCATAGTTGTCATGGTTTTTGGATAAACACTCACCCCCATAACACTCAGAGCAGTTGCTTTAATTTTGGTAGATAACATTTTCTAGTTTAACATTTCAGGACCTCCTATATAAGATGTAAATGTCCAAGAAATTAGGAACAATTTGTCAAGCAGGAATTTCATCACATAATCTTCAGCAAATTATATTCCAACTAACCAGATGACAGCGTGCAGGAAGTTATGCGTgagacaggaaaaacaaaaaagcacagAACATCTCAACTCGTTTATGGCAATCTTTTCCCCAGGTATTCATCGACATTTGGTATACACCACTTGAAAAAGCTTTCTGACCAACATGCTACAACTTATCCCCTTGCCGCTTTTACCATGTATGTATAATTGTCACAAGAGCAAACATCTCCTCTCTTGCCAAAACCTGAAGCTCAAGAAAAGTTTTTACTCTTTGTTTTCGTTTCATTTCCCCTTAATGTGGTCTATATTTGGTGACAAtcccctctccctcttctcaCCAGAACAAGGCAGGTGTCCACCAAGGCAAAAGTCCCTGAGCGTCCGATCCCAGCACTGCAATGAACCACAGAGGGCCCGTGGTCTGGGTCCATTGAGCGGGATTCCCGGACCTTGAAGAGGAAGTTGAGGAAGGAGGCGGGAGATTCCGGGACACCAAAGTCTGGCCACGTGGTGTAGTGAAAGTGGTAAATTTCCCGTGACTCCCCTGTCTATGACAGAAAACGCGAGATGGAATGGTTTACATTATTGGAGAATGAAGAGACACTTGTGTGACTAGACTGATTTGTTAAAGGTAAACATGATGCAACCTGCAATAACAGCATTTATCATGTGTATGCTTCTAGACAtagataaataatataaaaataacaatgtttAGGACATTTAGCTGCTCTGAAAAGTAAGCCTGGGTGCAGAACATTGACAAAGTAAAGATCTAGTTTTAGCAATGGAATGCAATTTACTAAACTAGACACATAACAGGTTTAACCACACAAAGTAGTGAACCACTTCAGAGTTTTAAAAAGGTTGTATTATCTAATAATGCCCCTCTTGTGCTCACCTTTGTGTTCTGCAGTTCTAGCACTCGGATTGTGTAATAGGACTGGTCTTCCTCTGAAAGCAGCCTGACAATAAAGCCTGTGTCTGTGAAAGACATCTGTAGCTCCTCTGTGGTAGGCCAGTACTGTGCACACTTTTCCtggtaaaacaaaaatgacttaACTCAGTGTTGAATAGGTCATATGGTCTCAATCCTCTGAACTGTATGCTGACTGAAGAATAAAGGGTTGGTAGATAAAAACAGGGAATCAGGTGCACATTAACTGAGATCATCACTACATGTTTATTTGATAGTAGGAGATTCCTTGAATTTAGTGTTAAAACATTCATCAAGAAAAATCATAGCAATGCTGTGTTATTATACTCTATAGCAGAGGTTCCAACCCTGGTCATCAAGGATTCCTGGCCTACCCACTGTCGATTATCTGGGTCAAAAGGGTTCAGTCAACCAGGAGCTGaaagataccatctcagatgaggCTGAAGTTGGGCAAGACAGAGTCACTTGGTATCTTACAGCTTCTGTTGGGAGGCATTGAGGACCACTGTTGGGAACCCTCATGCTCTGTAGTATTTGCAGATTGTTTCcacaaatcataaaaaataccCACAAAGCACTGCAAgacatttatctgacaaaacTGATTTTCAATAAGGTATTCCtttataaaatgtacagtacagaataTTTGGATGTGCCATTTGACCAACCTTCCCTACACACCACATTAATGTAAAATCTCTATGTGACTTTAAAATTCAAACTCACTAACAAAAATTACCAACCTACTGCCAAAACTGAAACCCATAACCATAAATACACTTTCACTTCCATCTTATTTTTCCACAAAAGCAACATAGTGCAGTACATAGCCCATGTAAACAGGTTGCTGGCTCCAGCTTCATACTAAATGGGTGAATATAAACTGGTGTCCATCTTCTCATGGAGCACTCAGCAACGATGCAAATTTGTGTGGTTCCCAAACAAAAGGATTTAGGGGCACTGCACATACAAATGAAGGACAAACTAGCATTAACTATTTATGCAAAGGAGTCTGTGTGTTGTAACTAATGATAGCATCAATATATGACACCCTGCAAAATTTCTCCCAGAACATTTGATTAAAACTGAAAGCTGATAAATGATCAACAAATGCGAAAGTACTTACAGATCCCTTTTCAATGACTCTGTTGAGCATTATAACAGCTTTGGAACGCTGCTCCCAAATCATCAGCCAGAAATGACCACAGGTATTCCTCAAAGGGCCCTGTGGAAGCAAAAGAAGTCCTTTCAGATTATGCATACCTATGCAGCCAGTGACTTTTACCTTGTCTGAGCTACACCATTACCTGTGAAAGAATGTAAGCTCTTTGGGCTTCTTCTACCATGACTAAGCTTGCATTGATGTAGTCATTTTCAGAGTTTTCAAGTTTTACTCGACTGTGATCATCTGAAACCAGACAGGACATCACTGAGCGTTTAAAAATAGTAATTCACAATAACTCATTTGCACAAATAACTGTAGTTGTCGTAAAGCTCACATGGACTGACGTCTCTGTAGCGATTCAAATTCCGATTCGCTGGAAGTCTGGCCACCCTGTAAGGATATTCACTAGCTTGGTTACGGATCTCCTGTTAGACACAAGATGACAAGGAAGAAGTCAGTGTCTTATGTTGATTAGGTCGACAACAGCAATgggaaacacactgacaaactaGTGAAGTGGTGGCAAGAAACACTGGCAGTAATACAGAAAACACCTTGAGGGCAGTATAATATATTATGTGTTGGAAGGATTGGAACTGCTGTAGTTTTAATACAGCTTTCAGATGATGAGCAATAGTTTTGTGAGCCCTGTCAAAAGGATCATTGGAAGAAAGGAAAGTAGACGCTGAGACAATAGTTTCAACTTTAGAAAAACAATAccacttaaacacacacacattgactaTCTCTGTCGGGATAATAACTGATCTGACTATAATATTAATAAGCTCTTTAACGTAACGTTATAAGCCTATGGTTATGGTTATGTTCAATTTCTATTCAACTTCTAAACATAGTAAATGTTAACGTTAAAGATCGACAACTAAACAAGTCCATATAGCTCAAGTTAGCCTCCAAATGACCGGGTCAAAGCTCAAGTTAGCTAAACTTAAAACTAAACCTAGACAGAAACGTTAGAAACACTAAAACGCCACTGAGTTCCCTCGGACAGCTGGTGGTAAAACACATGCGCTTTTCTCTGGAAGTCCTGATGAGTTCTCAGAAACTGGAGCTGACGTCTGCTAGCGTCAGCCAGCATTAACCTAGATGAGCTCGACTGCGAGCACTGTGCCGCTACACGTTTTCTAGCTGCAATCTTTGTAGCTACGGAAGTCTGCGACCCCGCAGACTGATAACCTAAGTTAAGCTAAGTTTCCCGTTCGACTTCACCGGCTAAGTGCATAGCACAAGTTATACAAAACGTCAACAGCATGTTCTGTGATATGTAAATTATCACAATTAACGTTAAATGTGTCGCTCATAAGGCTAAAGTAGCCAAATACTGTTAAAGCTGTCTTACGGGCTAGCTATCAAATTAGCTAGCTGGCATTAAGTAAGTTAGCAACCGATCGTCATAGAAACACGAGAGGCCCAGTGTCCCGACTTACATTGTAAAGGTTTTGCCATCTCCCCGACGAATCGATGTCTAGAAATTCTTGCTCCATTTTATCGTAGTTATTGCCCTGAGACACTAGTTGGATGATCTCCGTTCACCAAATTACTCCTTTCTGTCAGCCATCTACACAGCAGTCTGTGTAACCCTTGGGATCTCAGCGGGGAGTCTGCTGCCCCTGCACAATACTGCATGCAGGCTGACTGAGTTAGGTTGCCAGTTATGCGTCTACGTCAGCCTCAAGCCACAAGTTCTCATAATTCATTCAAGAGGAATATGCGTGTGTATATAATACACTTTTAGactacagaaaatattaaataattgtGGCGAATTCACTCAGCCCAAAAAGAAAtaggaaacacacagagttCTATATTactaaaattataattttatatcattttttcCGTTATTTTTGCccacaatataaatataatatgtaatataaatgtagGATAGTCAATGGTGCATGAAATAGCCTACACTGAGTGAAGAAACCTGGCAACCCAGGTGACCCGTGCATTGCAGTTTACCAAAACTATAACAAGATGTTACCTATTAAAAGAGGTATGCATTTCCATATTCTTCAACATTACTTCTGCGTGTTGTTAGGACGTGACACGTTTGAAGATAAACGTACGGGCTCCGTGGAGATTTTAGCATAAGGTAGCTCAGAATATAATTTACGTAAACTTGGTGTGAAAGCGCCCCCGTGTGGTCGACGCCGCTGCTCACAGTCGGCTGTACACACGAGACGAGGACccgccaaacacacacacatgctagtAAACACATGACAGGCCTGCTAGCTGACTAGTTTAGCCGGTGCTGCTGGAATATTGGAGTTGCAGTCATGTTTGTAGCGCGTAGTATCGCAGCAGATCATAAAGATCTAATTCACGATGTGTCGTATGATTTTCACGGCCGGAGAATGGCGACGTGCTCGAGTGACCAAAGTGTGAAGGTAAGTTAGATAGGTATGCTAGTCTTA
This genomic stretch from Anabas testudineus chromosome 16, fAnaTes1.2, whole genome shotgun sequence harbors:
- the ptpn2a gene encoding tyrosine-protein phosphatase non-receptor type 2a; this encodes MEQEFLDIDSSGRWQNLYNEIRNQASEYPYRVARLPANRNLNRYRDVSPYDHSRVKLENSENDYINASLVMVEEAQRAYILSQGPLRNTCGHFWLMIWEQRSKAVIMLNRVIEKGSEKCAQYWPTTEELQMSFTDTGFIVRLLSEEDQSYYTIRVLELQNTKTGESREIYHFHYTTWPDFGVPESPASFLNFLFKVRESRSMDPDHGPSVVHCSAGIGRSGTFALVDTCLVLMKKRKNPSSVDIQKVLLDMREYRMGLIQTPDQLRFSYMAVIEGAKLILTDNSVPQQRMLSTADPPSEPGLPPPPPPPRPHLHDSTPNGQPGPCPELQPASVDHLLERDPDNHNYNAAEISGHVRKRHREERIASTAQKVQQMKQRLTDSEKKREQRQYWRSVLLNIGVGAALAVGLLVCWIYSQ